The following proteins come from a genomic window of Brevibacillus antibioticus:
- a CDS encoding MFS transporter, with amino-acid sequence MKELWWQRSFRWYWLGMFLSSLGDQFGWMGLTWFVMNKTGSPAAMGGVVLAYMLPAVFAGLVAGVLLDRFDRRKLIMMDNVARGLIFIALVALLQVDQVPLFVIYVLIVIAGILSPLSTAGAQTLLPRIVSDKNRLVKANGVMETQWQIVYMFGPALAGVLIGLIGEAYVLLIDAASFFVCAFCFSRLPRELTKSANPTTIEKGQMGVFFRSLLSDMRTGYRYIFGRKQLIILVFFTFLFNMSYGPIEIALPLYANQDLAGGSIALGMLWSSLAVGALLGSLFFSTVTWKLPLGSTLAGIIVAWGLTTLPIALFSRLEIAMASMVVAGFCFAPYNIMYRSYLQKQVPDALLGRVLTSVRTITGTGMPAGAAVSGFLIPFLGVQGIIGAGAAVCIIFGLLAFGALKNLEDSSSLPIEER; translated from the coding sequence ATGAAGGAATTATGGTGGCAGCGATCATTTCGCTGGTATTGGCTGGGGATGTTCTTATCTAGTCTGGGGGATCAGTTTGGCTGGATGGGCTTGACGTGGTTTGTCATGAATAAAACAGGCTCACCTGCTGCGATGGGTGGGGTCGTTCTTGCGTATATGCTCCCTGCTGTTTTTGCTGGTTTAGTAGCGGGAGTTTTGCTAGATCGGTTTGATCGACGCAAACTCATCATGATGGACAATGTGGCGCGAGGACTTATTTTTATAGCGTTGGTCGCATTATTGCAAGTCGATCAAGTTCCGTTATTTGTGATATACGTACTGATTGTGATTGCAGGAATCCTTTCTCCGTTAAGCACAGCTGGGGCCCAGACTTTATTGCCGAGAATCGTCTCGGACAAAAATCGATTGGTCAAGGCGAATGGCGTGATGGAAACGCAATGGCAAATTGTTTATATGTTTGGACCGGCACTCGCAGGTGTTTTAATCGGTTTGATTGGGGAAGCTTATGTTCTGTTGATTGATGCGGCAAGCTTTTTTGTATGTGCATTCTGTTTCTCTCGGTTGCCGCGTGAGCTTACGAAAAGTGCGAATCCTACAACGATTGAAAAAGGTCAAATGGGAGTGTTCTTTCGTTCCCTCTTGAGTGACATGCGGACAGGATATCGCTATATATTTGGACGCAAGCAATTGATTATTCTTGTCTTTTTTACATTTTTATTTAACATGTCGTACGGTCCCATTGAAATTGCACTGCCCCTGTATGCGAATCAGGATTTGGCAGGAGGATCTATTGCATTAGGGATGCTGTGGTCTTCTTTGGCAGTCGGGGCATTACTAGGCTCTCTCTTTTTCTCGACGGTTACGTGGAAACTTCCGTTGGGGTCGACACTAGCAGGGATTATTGTCGCGTGGGGATTGACCACGTTGCCGATTGCTTTATTCTCGCGGTTAGAGATCGCGATGGCTTCGATGGTTGTGGCAGGCTTTTGCTTTGCTCCTTATAACATCATGTACAGAAGCTATCTGCAAAAGCAGGTGCCCGATGCTCTCTTGGGGCGGGTATTAACCAGCGTTCGCACGATTACGGGGACAGGAATGCCAGCGGGAGCGGCTGTCTCTGGCTTCCTCATACCCTTCTTGGGCGTTCAAGGGATCATTGGAGCCGGAGCAGCCGTATGCATCATTTTTGGTCTGCTTGCATTCGGGGCATTGAAAAACTTGGAGGATTCCTCATCACTTCCGATTGAGGAGAGGTGA
- a CDS encoding SDR family NAD(P)-dependent oxidoreductase → MSIPRIVVITGASGGLGLALTRLHLEKGDCVIATSRKAITQDLLSLQKDYPDRLHHYPLDVSHNEDIRQFAAWVHIRFERCDFLYNNAGMAVFEPLIEMRVEELEETLRTNISGVLYTTRAFLPMMLHQKEGHIITVASLAGHVATAKAAVYAASKAAVIRFSEGLRHELQGTGIAVTCAMPGPIDTPFLDKADKTGSYRSKVAHYLLTPDQTAKTIYRAAEAKRPEIAMPFRLHALSRIYFLLPQWLKHLVSPLLNRK, encoded by the coding sequence ATGTCGATTCCCCGTATTGTCGTCATCACCGGGGCTTCTGGTGGCCTTGGTCTAGCTTTGACTCGACTTCATTTGGAAAAAGGAGACTGTGTCATTGCCACAAGTCGCAAAGCGATCACTCAGGATCTCCTATCCCTACAAAAAGATTATCCTGATCGACTCCATCATTACCCGTTAGACGTAAGCCACAACGAAGACATTCGGCAGTTCGCTGCATGGGTGCATATTCGCTTCGAACGTTGCGATTTTCTTTACAACAATGCCGGGATGGCCGTCTTTGAACCGTTGATCGAAATGCGCGTAGAAGAGCTGGAAGAAACACTGCGAACGAATATTTCCGGTGTTCTCTACACGACCCGCGCCTTTTTGCCGATGATGCTTCATCAAAAAGAAGGTCATATTATCACTGTTGCCTCACTTGCCGGTCATGTCGCAACTGCCAAAGCTGCGGTATATGCTGCCAGCAAAGCAGCAGTCATCCGCTTTAGTGAGGGATTGCGCCACGAGTTGCAAGGCACTGGAATTGCTGTAACATGTGCGATGCCAGGTCCGATCGACACACCCTTCTTGGATAAGGCAGACAAAACAGGTAGCTATCGCAGCAAAGTGGCTCATTATTTATTGACACCGGACCAAACGGCAAAGACCATTTATCGAGCAGCGGAAGCGAAGCGCCCGGAGATTGCCATGCCATTTCGATTGCATGCGCTCTCCCGCATTTACTTCCTATTACCTCAGTGGCTAAAACACCTCGTCTCACCTCTCCTCAATCGGAAGTGA
- a CDS encoding DUF1540 domain-containing protein, producing the protein MPAVKCSVANCEYWAKGNLCNAEEIMVEIDAHATVNLKEEFAGEYGQNTQHQDQAKTSSETCCLTFKPKTSAKK; encoded by the coding sequence ATGCCAGCAGTAAAATGTTCTGTAGCAAACTGTGAGTATTGGGCGAAGGGCAATCTTTGCAACGCCGAAGAAATCATGGTGGAGATTGACGCTCACGCTACCGTAAACCTGAAAGAAGAATTCGCAGGGGAGTACGGTCAAAACACGCAGCATCAGGATCAGGCAAAGACGTCGTCTGAGACCTGTTGTCTGACGTTCAAGCCGAAGACATCAGCGAAGAAATAA
- a CDS encoding DUF456 domain-containing protein, with protein MLDRHERNDAKRKEDTGFSETVDQHDREFAANTWTQAVFDEENERSRRRVHYDPHSLTERYTGELDEERNDFSERLDGVVLTKEDRSPVTKVRDDDIEAAAEIAEPFPTSRAASEIDTDEENRENGASGIGITGLGLSILSLFLMPYLMAPIGMVLGYLAYRRNSKTLGVWAMIIGAIAILGALVIYPYYRAR; from the coding sequence ATGTTGGATCGACACGAACGTAATGATGCGAAGCGGAAGGAAGATACCGGTTTTTCCGAGACGGTTGATCAGCACGACAGGGAGTTTGCAGCGAATACTTGGACACAGGCCGTCTTTGACGAAGAGAATGAGCGGTCGAGACGCAGGGTTCACTATGATCCCCACTCCTTAACAGAGCGCTATACAGGTGAGCTGGATGAGGAGCGTAACGACTTTTCGGAGCGTTTGGATGGCGTTGTCCTGACAAAAGAGGACCGTTCACCGGTCACCAAGGTCAGAGATGACGACATCGAGGCGGCGGCGGAGATAGCCGAGCCGTTTCCGACCAGTCGTGCTGCCAGTGAGATCGACACAGACGAGGAAAATCGGGAAAATGGGGCCAGCGGTATTGGGATAACTGGCTTGGGCTTATCGATCCTGTCCCTGTTTCTCATGCCGTACCTGATGGCTCCAATTGGTATGGTGCTTGGCTATCTGGCGTATCGACGCAACTCGAAGACGCTGGGAGTCTGGGCGATGATCATAGGTGCTATTGCTATTTTGGGCGCATTAGTCATCTACCCGTACTATAGGGCTCGCTAA
- a CDS encoding DUF84 family protein translates to MDYHIFRYALGTQNEAKRLAVQKATGTEPFCISVPSGVAAQPMSEEETVTGAINRAKAARSQALGVDIGLGLEGGLMYDELFTKQWYLISICAAWNGSELFIGKGLAFPIPNQAVHRIQQEQIELSTIIDEWGKTVGSNHRGGAYSLLTDNRVRRSDVFCDAVIAAITPFVSSLYK, encoded by the coding sequence TTGGATTATCATATTTTCCGCTATGCACTCGGAACGCAAAATGAAGCAAAACGTCTCGCTGTACAAAAAGCAACTGGAACGGAACCTTTCTGCATATCCGTCCCCTCTGGCGTAGCGGCTCAGCCGATGAGTGAAGAAGAAACGGTTACAGGAGCGATCAATCGTGCAAAAGCTGCACGTAGTCAAGCCCTAGGAGTAGACATTGGGTTAGGTTTGGAAGGCGGACTTATGTACGATGAGCTGTTTACAAAGCAGTGGTATTTGATTTCCATCTGCGCAGCCTGGAATGGAAGTGAGCTATTTATTGGAAAGGGCTTGGCTTTTCCTATCCCGAATCAAGCGGTCCACCGAATCCAGCAGGAGCAAATTGAGCTCAGTACCATTATAGATGAATGGGGGAAAACGGTCGGCAGTAATCATCGCGGCGGCGCTTATTCCCTCTTAACCGATAATCGCGTACGTCGTTCCGATGTGTTTTGTGATGCCGTGATCGCAGCCATTACGCCTTTTGTTTCCTCTTTGTACAAATAG
- the dapF gene encoding diaminopimelate epimerase — translation MKFTKLHGLGNDYVYVNCFDEDLSRVDLPELARRVSDRNFGIGGDGLILIMPSERADFRMRVFNNDGSEAKNCGNGLRCVSKYVFDHGLTEQTTFTVETLGGTVTPVVSLGADGKVDHVTIDMGEPRFERAAIPMTGIPEEQVREEAIEVGGTAFTMTAVSMGNPHAILFVDEVKEEDVRHYGPMIEYHQWFPERTNVEFIQVLNQEEILFRVWERGSGVTLACGTGACAAAVAAHLSGKTDRKVTVHLAGGDLFIEWKEADNRVYMTGPATEVFSGKYLGEIPFK, via the coding sequence ATGAAATTTACAAAGCTGCATGGCTTGGGTAATGATTACGTTTACGTCAACTGTTTTGATGAAGACTTATCGCGTGTAGATTTACCCGAATTGGCTAGAAGGGTGAGCGATCGGAATTTTGGCATTGGGGGCGATGGATTGATCCTCATTATGCCATCTGAGCGAGCAGATTTTCGCATGCGGGTCTTTAACAATGATGGCAGCGAAGCAAAAAATTGCGGAAACGGCTTGCGCTGTGTGAGCAAGTACGTATTCGATCACGGTTTGACGGAGCAAACAACGTTTACCGTGGAGACGTTGGGAGGTACCGTCACTCCTGTCGTATCGCTAGGAGCAGATGGTAAGGTCGATCATGTAACAATTGATATGGGAGAGCCTCGTTTTGAGCGAGCAGCAATCCCGATGACAGGCATTCCTGAAGAGCAAGTGCGAGAAGAGGCAATCGAAGTCGGTGGAACTGCATTTACGATGACGGCTGTTTCGATGGGCAATCCTCATGCCATCCTTTTCGTGGATGAAGTGAAGGAAGAAGATGTTCGCCACTACGGGCCAATGATCGAGTATCACCAATGGTTTCCTGAGCGAACCAACGTCGAATTTATCCAAGTATTGAATCAGGAGGAAATTCTTTTCCGTGTATGGGAGAGGGGATCAGGTGTAACGCTTGCCTGTGGGACAGGAGCTTGCGCTGCTGCAGTAGCTGCCCACTTGAGTGGAAAGACAGATAGAAAAGTCACTGTCCACCTGGCTGGAGGAGATCTCTTTATTGAATGGAAGGAAGCGGATAACCGCGTCTATATGACGGGACCGGCTACGGAAGTTTTTTCTGGTAAGTATTTGGGGGAGATCCCATTTAAATAA
- a CDS encoding cysteine desulfurase family protein, with protein sequence MIYLDNSATTRPHPQVIETVRRAMESYYGNPSSLHQKGVEAENVLKQARKVAAQYLGCKESEVIFTSGGTESNNTAIKGVAFQYQNRGKHIITTQVEHPAVYDVCKQLEDLGFTVTYLPVDREGRVSVEAVQKAVRPDTILVSVMHVNNELGTIQPILEIGQWLKQFPKVLFHVDAVQGIGKVPLRIKDSGIDLLSVSAHKFYGPRGVGILYKREGLIIHPLMKGGGQEGGIRSGTENLPAIAGMAKAIRILEELGSVEMIRLQKLNQQLREGIATIEGCIVNTPEVNTAPHIMNLSVPGVKAEVLLHALEEKGFLISTKSACSSKVNEPSRVLTAIGIERDCALSSLRVSLGRENTAEDIQQFLKALEECVSVLRTFVKQQPAPAHRK encoded by the coding sequence GTGATTTACTTAGACAACAGTGCGACTACCCGGCCTCATCCTCAAGTGATTGAAACCGTTAGACGCGCGATGGAAAGCTACTATGGAAACCCGTCTTCCTTGCATCAAAAAGGAGTAGAGGCGGAAAATGTACTAAAGCAGGCGCGAAAGGTTGCCGCTCAGTACTTGGGCTGTAAAGAAAGTGAAGTTATTTTTACTTCAGGTGGTACGGAGAGCAATAATACGGCGATCAAAGGTGTAGCCTTTCAATATCAAAACAGAGGGAAACATATTATTACGACGCAGGTAGAGCATCCGGCTGTTTACGATGTTTGCAAACAGTTGGAAGACCTAGGGTTTACTGTCACGTATCTGCCGGTAGATCGTGAAGGTCGCGTGTCGGTAGAAGCTGTTCAGAAAGCAGTGCGTCCGGATACGATTCTCGTTTCGGTGATGCATGTGAACAACGAGTTGGGAACCATCCAGCCGATCCTGGAAATCGGACAATGGTTGAAGCAATTCCCGAAAGTCTTGTTTCACGTCGATGCTGTCCAAGGAATTGGGAAAGTTCCTTTGCGCATCAAGGATTCAGGGATTGATTTGTTAAGCGTCTCTGCCCACAAGTTTTACGGCCCCAGAGGAGTTGGCATTTTGTATAAGCGAGAAGGCTTGATTATTCACCCGTTGATGAAGGGTGGCGGTCAAGAAGGCGGTATTCGCTCAGGAACGGAAAACCTCCCAGCCATCGCCGGTATGGCAAAAGCAATTCGGATTCTAGAAGAACTAGGCAGCGTCGAGATGATCAGGCTGCAAAAATTGAATCAACAGCTTCGTGAAGGGATTGCTACGATTGAAGGCTGCATCGTGAATACCCCGGAAGTGAATACGGCTCCCCATATTATGAACTTGTCAGTACCAGGAGTAAAAGCGGAAGTCCTGTTGCATGCTTTGGAGGAAAAAGGTTTTCTGATATCCACCAAGTCGGCGTGCTCATCCAAAGTCAATGAGCCGAGCAGAGTACTAACTGCGATTGGCATCGAGCGGGATTGCGCGTTGTCGTCTCTGCGGGTCAGTCTGGGCCGGGAAAATACAGCGGAGGACATTCAGCAGTTTTTGAAAGCGTTAGAGGAGTGCGTCAGTGTGCTTCGTACTTTTGTCAAACAACAACCTGCCCCCGCCCATAGAAAATAG
- the thiI gene encoding tRNA uracil 4-sulfurtransferase ThiI: protein MNYDVILIRYGELALKGKNRDQFEEALVKSVRNVLRSFFKVKVRRNYGRMYVELHGEDAYAVMERLKRVFGISSFSPTIQVDPDIETIKEKALELVRQMDPQPRTFRVVSRRADKRYPIQSMEVNRMVATHILRALPAISVDLHEPDMIVNVEIRTEGTYISCETIPGLGGLPVGVSGKVLLLLSGGIDSPVAGWMMLKRGVTLEAIHFHSYPFTSERALQKVRDLAHKLTKWGGTVRLHVVPFTEIQTAIREKCPEDYLITIMRRFMMRISERVAENTNAKALATGESLGQVASQTLESMDTINKVISIPILRPLVAMDKVDIVDLSRQIDTYELSILPYEDCCTVFTPKNPVTRPKPRLAAKFEEALDVEALVEDAVARTEIEEITTKPKETATDLF, encoded by the coding sequence ATGAACTACGATGTTATTTTAATTCGTTATGGTGAGTTGGCGCTAAAAGGAAAAAACCGCGATCAATTCGAAGAGGCACTTGTAAAAAGTGTGAGAAATGTACTGCGTTCGTTTTTTAAAGTAAAAGTTCGACGCAATTACGGTCGGATGTATGTGGAGCTGCACGGCGAGGATGCTTATGCGGTTATGGAGCGTTTGAAGCGCGTTTTTGGCATTTCTTCCTTTAGTCCGACGATCCAGGTAGATCCTGATATTGAAACGATCAAGGAAAAAGCGCTGGAGTTGGTTCGTCAAATGGACCCACAGCCGCGTACGTTCCGCGTGGTTTCTCGTCGCGCTGATAAACGCTATCCAATTCAATCGATGGAAGTGAACCGCATGGTGGCAACACACATCTTGCGTGCCCTTCCAGCTATCAGTGTAGATTTGCATGAGCCAGATATGATTGTTAATGTAGAAATTCGCACGGAGGGTACTTACATTAGTTGTGAAACCATCCCGGGACTAGGTGGCTTGCCAGTTGGGGTAAGCGGAAAAGTCTTGTTGCTATTATCTGGGGGTATCGACAGTCCTGTAGCGGGTTGGATGATGCTGAAGCGTGGTGTGACGCTTGAAGCGATCCACTTCCACAGCTATCCGTTTACGAGTGAGCGCGCTTTGCAAAAAGTGCGTGACTTGGCTCATAAGCTAACGAAATGGGGAGGTACTGTCCGTCTCCACGTCGTACCATTTACAGAGATTCAAACTGCCATTCGTGAAAAATGCCCAGAAGATTATTTGATCACAATCATGCGTCGCTTCATGATGCGCATTTCGGAGCGTGTAGCGGAAAATACCAATGCCAAGGCACTTGCAACAGGGGAAAGCCTCGGTCAAGTCGCGTCGCAAACATTGGAAAGCATGGACACGATCAACAAGGTGATTTCGATTCCAATCCTGCGACCACTCGTCGCAATGGACAAGGTAGACATTGTGGACCTTTCTCGCCAAATCGATACGTACGAGCTTTCTATTTTGCCATATGAGGACTGCTGCACAGTGTTTACACCGAAAAATCCTGTAACGCGACCGAAGCCTCGCCTCGCTGCAAAATTTGAGGAAGCGTTGGATGTAGAAGCGCTAGTGGAGGATGCGGTAGCGAGAACTGAAATCGAAGAGATTACAACGAAGCCAAAAGAAACGGCAACTGACCTGTTCTAA
- a CDS encoding fumarylacetoacetate hydrolase family protein — MIIRYERNGKVKHGWMVEEDHKVRVIEGDIYKIHTAKPIMTGLELPLDEVTLKAPSDPSKVVCIGLNYRDHAAEMGIDLPKEPLMFLKPSTTVIGPGESIVYPKLTQNLHYEGELAVVIKKEAKKIKASDADDYILGFTCSIDVTARDLQMSDGQWTRAKGFDTFCPLGPAIAAKLDYHNLRIVTRVNGEVRQDACTDQLIFSIPQLIEAVSAVMTLRPGDVILTGTPSGVGELVPGDEISVTIEGIGTLTTHVVAEE; from the coding sequence ATGATAATCCGTTATGAGCGCAATGGTAAGGTGAAGCATGGCTGGATGGTGGAAGAGGATCACAAAGTACGCGTGATTGAAGGGGACATTTACAAAATCCATACGGCAAAACCGATCATGACGGGCCTTGAGCTACCTTTGGATGAGGTCACGTTGAAGGCGCCAAGTGATCCAAGCAAGGTCGTATGCATCGGATTGAATTACCGCGATCATGCGGCTGAGATGGGGATTGACCTGCCAAAAGAACCGCTGATGTTTTTGAAGCCCTCAACCACCGTCATTGGACCTGGTGAGTCCATCGTCTATCCAAAGCTGACGCAAAACCTTCATTATGAAGGCGAACTCGCCGTGGTGATTAAGAAAGAGGCCAAGAAGATCAAGGCTTCGGATGCGGACGATTATATTTTGGGATTCACTTGTTCGATTGATGTGACCGCGCGCGATTTGCAGATGAGCGATGGGCAATGGACACGGGCAAAAGGCTTTGATACATTTTGTCCGCTTGGACCTGCTATTGCAGCCAAACTGGATTATCATAACTTGCGTATCGTGACACGAGTAAACGGGGAAGTGCGTCAGGATGCTTGCACAGACCAATTGATTTTTTCAATTCCGCAATTGATCGAGGCAGTATCTGCGGTCATGACGCTTCGTCCTGGTGATGTTATTTTAACCGGGACGCCATCTGGTGTAGGTGAACTTGTTCCAGGTGATGAAATTTCGGTAACCATTGAAGGAATCGGAACCTTAACGACTCATGTAGTCGCCGAGGAGTAG